The Amaranthus tricolor cultivar Red isolate AtriRed21 chromosome 6, ASM2621246v1, whole genome shotgun sequence genome has a segment encoding these proteins:
- the LOC130815782 gene encoding G-type lectin S-receptor-like serine/threonine-protein kinase SD1-13 gives MSPEYAIEGRFSEKSDVFSFGVLLLEIVSGKRNNLFWYKEMSLSLLGYAFKLWNENNIISFIDPAIAVTCFLGEIQKCIQVGLLCVQESVHERPTISTVISMLRSEITNLPHPKQPGFTYTQKSKNVESSSKETHQSSSKYFVSLTCLSAR, from the exons ATGTCACCCGAATACGCAATTGAAGGACGATTTTCTGAAAAGTCAGATGTATTCAGCTTTGGGGTCTTGCTACTGGAGATCGTGAGTGGAAAAAGGAATAACCTCTTTTGGTATAAGGAGATGTCTTTGAGTCTGCTTGGATAT GCATTTAAATTGTGGAACGAAAACAACATTatatcattcattgatccagcCATTGCTGTAACATGCTTCTTAGGAGAGATTCAGAAATGCATACAGGTGGGACTATTATGTGTGCAAGAATCCGTTCACGAGAGACCAACCATTTCTACTGTTATCTCAATGCTTCGTAGTGAAATAACAAATCTTCCACATCCAAAACAACCTGGCTTCACTTATACTCAAAAATCTAAGAATGTTGAATCATCCTCAAAAGAGACTCATCAAAGCTCATCAAAGTATTTTGTCTCTCTTACATGTTTGAGTGCCCG
- the LOC130814888 gene encoding G-type lectin S-receptor-like serine/threonine-protein kinase At1g11330, producing MLNLMCCFYSILFLSLFPSQYSTFSDKITVLKPLKDPETLVSNNGVFEMGFFSPTNSTNRYLGIWYGKLSKKSVVWVANRNNPLNDSSSGAIRISEDRNLQVLNVRNATVWSTDVFLSNQTHMISEAQLLDSGNLVLMGPEGRILWQSFQYPTDTALPNMKLTVNKNSDIMHMLRAWNGPSDPSYGRFSVGIDSFALPQIVIFDGDRPYWRSGPWNGRIFNGIQNNESDDFSDAAFILENDRLNAISLTYSYTNKSLISNYDLSYQGTLTQKWWDENKREWKIVWEAPETQCDIYGKCGAFGICNSINYPICQCMKGFEPKNKTEWNMGNWRNGCMRRAPFQCRSRSGKKEDFFGYKAVKVPDNAVWSMGLEEKECKNQCLTNCSCLAYVFDYAAGCMTWDKDLIDTEQLSTGGMDLYLKLARSELGKDSKNIAVIVAIGSIGVATIFTVIFIVWRWQALKQGKKLQKKQTESYDLEIDQEKVQLEEVPFFIFKQVAAATNNFHKSNELGRGGFGPVYRGKLADGQEIAVKRLSKASGQGVKEFMNEVSVISKLQHNNLVRLLGCCVEGEEKMLIYEFMPNKSLDSFLFDPMKQELLPWNKRNAIIQGICKGLQYLHRDSRVKIIHRDLKASNILLDQNLNPKISDFGMARIFGEKQDEDDTRKVVGT from the exons ATGTTAAACCTTATGTGTTGTTTTTACTCTATTCTCTTCCTCTCCCTCTTTCCTTCGCAATATAGCACATTTTCTGACAAAATCACAGTATTAAAGCCCCTTAAAGATCCCGAAACTTTAGTATCCAATAATGGTGTTTTCGAAATGGGGTTCTTTAGCCCTACAAATTCTACAAACCGTTATTTGGGGATTTGGTATGGTAAACTTTCTAAGAAGAGTGTTGTATGGGTTGCCAACAGGAACAACCCTCTGAATGATTCTTCTAGTGGGGCAATCAGAATCTCTGAAGACAGGAATCTTCAGGTTCTGAATGTGCGAAATGCGACAGTTTGGTCCACAGATGTTTTCCTCTCCAACCAAACTCATATGATCTCAGAAGCGCAGCTATTGGACTCTGGCAATCTTGTGTTGATGGGACCTGAGGGAAGGATCTTATGGCAGAGTTTTCAGTACCCTACTGATACAGCCTTGCCAAATATGAAACTTACTGTCAATAAGAATTCTGACATTATGCACATGTTACGAGCATGGAATGGCCCTTCAGACCCATCTTATGGACGGTTCTCCGTTGGCATTGATTCTTTTGCCTTGCCTCAAATTGTCATATTTGATGGTGATCGGCCCTATTGGAGGAGCGGTCCATGGAATGGCCGCATATTTAACGGGATACAAAATAATGAATCTGATGATTTCAGTGATGCAGCATTTATTCTTGAGAATGACAGGCTCAACGCCATTTCTTTAACATATTCTTATACAAATAAGTCATTGATATCAAACTATGATTTGAGTTATCAAGGAACTTTGACGCAGAAATGGTGGGATGAGAATAAAAGAGAATGGAAGATCGTGTGGGAAGCCCCAGAAACTCAGTGTGATATCTACGGCAAGTGTGGAGCATTTGGAATTTGTAATTCGATAAATTATCCAATTTGTCAGTGCATGAAAGGATTTGAACCCAAAAACAAGACGGAATGGAATATGGGTAATTGGAGAAACGGATGCATGAGAAGAGCACCATTTCAATGTAGAAGCAGAAGTGGAAAAAAAGAGGATTTTTTTGGGTATAAGGCGGTTAAGGTGCCAGACAATGCTGTCTGGTCAATGGGATTGGAAGAAAAAGAGTGCAAGAACCAGTGCTTGACGAATTGTTCATGTCTAGCTTATGTATTCGATTATGCTGCCGGATGTATGACATGGGACAAAGACTTGATTGACACTGAGCAATTGTCTACGGGTGGAATGGATCTTTACCTGAAACTTGCACGTTCAGAGCTAG GGAAGGACAGTAAAAATATAGCAGTCATTGTAGCAATAGGGAGCATAGGAGTAGCTACAATATTTACAGTTATATTCATTGTGTGGAGGTGGCAAGCCTTAAAGCAAG ggaaaaaacttcaaaagaaacaaacgGAATCATATGATCTCGAAATAGATCAAGAAAAAGTTCAACTAGAAGAAGTtccatttttcattttcaaacaaGTGGCAGCAGCAACAAACAACTTCCATAAGAGTAACGAGCTAGGACGAGGTGGATTTGGTCCAGTTTACAGG GGAAAATTGGCAGATGGACAAGAGATCGCTGTGAAGAGACTTTCAAAAGCCTCAGGACAAGGTGTAAAAGAGTTTATGAATGAGGTGTCCGTGATTTCAAAACTTCAGCATAATAATCTTGTCAGATTACTGGGTTGCTGTGTGGAAGGAGAAGAGAAGATGTTGATATATGagttcatgccaaacaaaagcTTGGACTCgtttttgtttg ATCCAATGAAGCAAGAACTACTACCTTGGAATAAACGCAATGCCATCATTCAAGGAATATGCAAGGGGCTCCAATACCTTCATAGAGATTCTAGAGTAAAGATCATTCATAGAGACCTCAAAGCAAGCAACATTTTGCTGGATCAGAACCTGAATCCAAAAATATCAGACTTCGGCATGGCAAGGATTTTTGGGGAAAAACAAGATGAAGATGACACCAGAAAGGTTGTTGGGACATAG